From Pleurocapsa sp. PCC 7319:
AAGATGTATCAATTGTTTGTATTAATGTGGTCATTATAATGAGCGCTTTTTTCGATTGATATAAATAAATATACTATGAGTCTGTCAAGATTGATTTGATGGATGTAAAAATGGATGTAAAAATAGTTCGGAGTTAAAGATTTGGAATTAAATTTGGAAATCGAAGTTAGTAGATTTAATCATTATTTCTAACTGAGCAAACTAATAGTAGAACTACTATGTCATAAACTGATAACAATGATAGGGTTTTCGATTTTTTGAAGCTATATATAAGATTTGTGCGATCGCTAACGATTTAAAGAGTACACTTTCTATCTGATTGATCAGGTTAAGTTCCTAATAGATAATTTTCAGCTTTCTCGAACAAAGCTTAGTAAACTATCCTTATTAAAATTTAGTTTTTTTAGAATAAAAAATAGCTATATATATTGAGGTTTTACTTATAAATAAAATATAGAAATTTATAGTTTTTGAAATTAAGTATTATGCATTTTTGTATATATAAAAAATCTTGAAAGTTAGATAAAAGTAATTTGATTGTTATAAAATTTATTACAAATAAATTTTATTTAGATATTATATTTTTAAGGCTTTAAGTAACATCATCTTGGTAACAAATAGATTATGTCCCAAATATTTGAATTATTGACTTTAATGACTCAAGTTCAACTAAATGTCAAACTTCCAATTAGGATAGAAGCAGAAAAAATACTATCTGATTTTCAAGCTGTATCTTCAATTTTCTCAGGTGTACCGCACTCTGTTAAAGAACATCATAATGGAGGGTGGAAATCAATTGGATTAATTACCAGCGGTGGTGATGTAAATGAGGATAGGCACATTAACAAAGTTGGTAAACCTTATGTTGCTACTTCCGCTTTACAATTTTGTCCGTATATCAGAGAACTTCTTGACAAATTACCTGCTAAGAAAAAAAGAGTTAGATTTTTATCCTTAGAGCCAAATCATGAAATCAAATGGCATTTTGATGGCACAGGGAGTATCGATAAAATTGTTAACTCTACTTCTTCGAGGTTTCATATTCCAGTTATTACCAGTCCAAAAGTAGAATTTAAAATTTGTCACAATGTTTGTCAATGGCAACCTGGTAATATTTATTATGGAGATTTTTCTTTTCCTCATAGAGTTAAGAATAACTGGAATAAAAGAAGAATTCATTTGGTCATAGATTTGATTCCTAATGATGATTTAAGGTCTTTATTTCCTAGTACTTTTCTTCAAGAACAGTACAAGCGTTTGATATTAAGGAAGCTTTGTAAAAAAACTTATTCCAAATATTGGCAAAAAATTGAGCGGGCCAATAATTAGTAGGAAGTTGGTAGAAAATAAAGTAAAATAGAGAACTCAGCTCGTAGTGACAATTTATTAATTGCCACTACGAGATTTCATAAACAATTTTAAACGCTGCTATTTTTGATGATTTAAATAGAAAAAAACAGAGAAAATTATTCACAACTAATTCTTGTTTGTCCCTTCAAAAACTGCAACAAGACGTGGTAAGTCATCAGTTATAATAGCTTTTTCTAACCAGGGTTTCTTAGTCCAGCTAAGAAGCTTATTTTCATCGACAGGATCTTGTATATGGTTTTTGCGAGTTCCTGGGGGCCATTGATAAGGAACAGAAATAACTACTATTTTCCCTGTCTCCAGTAGCTTTTGAGCAAATAATGTCGGAGATTCTAGATGTTCAAGGACCTGAAGACAAAAAACTAAATCAAAAGTATCTTTTGGTACAAATTCTAGAAAGTCACCTTGTATGTTATTTGTACCTGGTAATGATGGCATATGCTTAAGATCGATCGCTGTTTTAGATGAAACCCAATCTACCCGTGATAAAAATTGTGTATTGTGAGGTCCTACGTCAATTACTGTTTTGGCATCAGGCGCATATTGCTTAGCAAATGTCAGTGCTTGCTGATAATAAATTCTATTCTTGCGACCGTTCCAATATCTATTTTTATTACCTTGATTAATTCGCAAAAACTTTTTGATCTTACCTTTTACTGTTGTCAACATTTTCTTAATTGGGTTTTAACTTTAAGTAAATCTATGTTTACTCTGGGTGAATTAACTTTACCTGAATTGGCTATTACTAGCATAATTAAATAACTAATATATATTTATCGGTCGACGACTTTCACAGATTAAACTTTAGTTTAAAGAACAGATATTTATAGTTATTTAATTGATTAATTTATTAGTATAGTTATTGATAATTTATCTTGGCTGTCATTTAGCATTTAAAATAGCGATTTACAAAGACACTTATATTAAAAAGTCTCATAATTTGATCGCGATCACGACCAGATATTTCTCCTGATTTGAGCTTGGCGACTATACCCTCTATATCTAGATAATCATTTAAAATAGTACTAGAATTTATTAAAGTATTTATAAAAATAGGCAAATGCTTATCGAGCAACAT
This genomic window contains:
- a CDS encoding aspartyl/asparaginyl beta-hydroxylase domain-containing protein, which codes for MTQVQLNVKLPIRIEAEKILSDFQAVSSIFSGVPHSVKEHHNGGWKSIGLITSGGDVNEDRHINKVGKPYVATSALQFCPYIRELLDKLPAKKKRVRFLSLEPNHEIKWHFDGTGSIDKIVNSTSSRFHIPVITSPKVEFKICHNVCQWQPGNIYYGDFSFPHRVKNNWNKRRIHLVIDLIPNDDLRSLFPSTFLQEQYKRLILRKLCKKTYSKYWQKIERANN
- a CDS encoding bifunctional 2-polyprenyl-6-hydroxyphenol methylase/3-demethylubiquinol 3-O-methyltransferase UbiG, whose translation is MLTTVKGKIKKFLRINQGNKNRYWNGRKNRIYYQQALTFAKQYAPDAKTVIDVGPHNTQFLSRVDWVSSKTAIDLKHMPSLPGTNNIQGDFLEFVPKDTFDLVFCLQVLEHLESPTLFAQKLLETGKIVVISVPYQWPPGTRKNHIQDPVDENKLLSWTKKPWLEKAIITDDLPRLVAVFEGTNKN